One Vanrija pseudolonga chromosome 5, complete sequence genomic window, ACCGGCTCACCGAGGTGATcttctcggcggcgcagctgtGGCCTTTGGCCGAGGGCATGGACCTTGGGGGGTTGGAGTAGGGCGGGGCGCCCACGCCGAGAAGCAAGTATCGAAGCCGGCATGTGCACTGTATGAACCAATGTATCGCTGTTGCATGCAACAAATCTATGCCATGCGCGCTAACCCTCTATTCTCGCTCCGCGAGCCTCGCTTTGAGCTCcacaacctcggcctcgagctcctctcTCCGGCGAGTCTCAGCCGCGagcacctccttgagctcgcgcacgcgcgcgctctccGCGTTGGCCGcatacggcggcggcgccctcTCGCCCGTGCGCACGCGGAACACTGGCGCGGCGGTATCCGACGGGTGTGCGCGGTCCCCAGGCTCAGCGGGGAGGGGCACGAACGGCGAGTTGGCGTCGGCAGAGGGCACAGCGCGGACAATGGCCGGCTGCCGCCCCGTGAGGAAGTATcttgcgcgctcggcgcgtgtgCGTGGCCCCACGTCGACGGGCACGACACGCCCAGTGTCCGTCATATGGCTCCTGTTGAGCCCGTACGCCGCGCGaatgtcggcgacgacctcggcgtgaTCGGGGGCGAGGGTCTCGAGCTGGGACAGCTTGTGACTgacgtgcgcgcgcgaggcgccgTTGGCAAACTTGTAGTCTGCATACGAGTGGATCACGACCATGGCGTAACTGTGAGGCGAAAGCGaggcgcgtcagcgccgagctgaGCGGCTCAGGGATCAAGCAAGCCGTTACTCACTGCGGGTTGGTCGTCGCGAGGCGGGActgcagcgccgcgacgacattCGACGCCTTGCCCGTCATGCCGAGCTAGCCGTCAGCATTGTACCAGTGCCATGCGCCTCGgctgcgcctcgccgcgcgcgacttACCGTCATGCGATACCGATCAAAGAGCACAAAGTAGTCGTCGGTCATCTTTGGATGCTGCGCCGTGAGCCACTTTGCGCCCTGCACCGCGTAGGGGTTGAGCGTATGCGGCTCGTTGAGGCGGTTGtgcggggcggtgggggtgggggctgTCGCTGTCatggtgggcgaggaggacttATAGGCGGCCTGGGGGGTTGAGAAGAAAAGTCGAGGGAGCGTCGAGTTGGAcgatgaggtcgagctgcgcggcggagACTCCGAGGCGCGTtctgggcggcggtggcggggtggtgcGGCTACGggcgcggcacggcacggcgtgtcgaggagaggagagggcGCGAGGCTGATGGGGTGGGAGAGGTCAAGAGAGGCTTAGAGGAGTGAatgagagagagagagatgagAGAGGGGAGGTCGACAAAGTGGACGACCGCCAAGTCGACCAGGGTCGGGCCGAACATTACGCCCTCGGCATCAGCTAAGTGCCGCGATGCCGGAGTCggcggggaggtggggggtgggggtgacggcgacggcgacggcgatgtcTTGacacgacagcgacagcgagcacgTTCATGCATAGTGCAAGCAAGTACGACGCGATGCCCCACCCCGCAAAGATTATGCATCAAAGCAAGCCAGCTTACGGCACCCGCGTTGTTAGCGTGGTAATGTCCGCGGCTCGTCGTGCGTCATGTCTCCCATCTCCCCAtcgccgaccgaccgactgACCGAGTGCTAGTCGCCGCTCACCGGAGATCTGCCCCCAACCATGTTCTTGACGTGCTCCttggagcagcagcagagcaacagaagcaagcaagcgtgcgagtgtgagtgtgtgagCGAGTGGGCGAGTCCTACcttgctgcgcgccgtcacGGTCGGTCAGAGCGGCTGTGCGTaactcggccttgtcgccgccacctgttgctcgtcctcgtcaacacGCAACTCCACTCACTCCTCCTTCTCACACAGCATCGTCGGGCGGCCTCGCAACTCCCACCTACTTGTCACTCATTGCATCGTCTCTCTCTATCTCACCCATTCACTCTCGTTTGCTTTCTCTCTCTATCACATCATTTggcccaccccacccccctcgccacccatgGCCGCAACCCTCGCGCAGCCCCCAcccccgtcggcggcggacctcctcgccctccccgccggcaGGGCCCAGTCAATCGCCTATGTCGTGCTGTATGCGCTGTTCGTGCTGCTGTTCTTTGGGCGGCTGGtcgccggtgtcggcgggcgcAAGTTTGTCTTCTCGGCTCTGGCGCTGTTGTCGGCCGGTAAGTGCTCCGCGCTTCCCACCGTCACTGTTTCCTAACCCCCCCGCGCAGTCCGCGTCGCGACCTTTGTCGTCCAGTACCAAATCACGAcggaccgcgccgccgactcgAGCACGTTCAAGCACGATGCCATCGCTGCCGCGTGCCTCGTGCACGCGGGCATGGTgatcctcctcgaggccgtcaccggcctcctcctcgactgGTGAGCTCGCTGACTCCTCCGCAAGAGCTGACCACACACAGGTACGAGACGGTCCGTAACCGCCCCATCTCGCACCCGGCCACCCACGTCGTCCACCCCGGCCGACACGTGCTGTACGCGGTgatcctcgcgctcggcatcgcaGGCTGGGCGCGGCCGACTGGCTCTGGCACCaacggcctcctcctcgcctctGGCGTGCtgttcctcgtcgtctcggcgaccatcctcgccgccacactcTGGATGACATGGCTGCCcgtgccccgcgcgcgcccgatCAACAGGTGGGGCtgcagcctcctcctcgtcctctgcgcgctcgccctcatCCTGCAAGGCGCGTACGTCGTGTGGTCCGCCGCGCCAACAGCATGGGTacacacccccgccgcccagacggtgcttgtcgtcgtgcCGGAGCTGCTGGTGCTCCTCGAAATCGGCATCCactacctcgacgacctgggcgGCATCTACTGgatctgcgcgcgccgcagggACAagccgcgcgtcgtcgagggcttTGCGCctgccggcgagggcgagggggtgTCGCCGACGGGGGAGAAGTGGCACTGGGTCGGGCCTTGGGCAAGGGAGGTGTAGGAGGTCGCGTCGCgcagtggcgcggcgcgacggtgcGCCGAGCCGTGTCGGCGTCAGTGTCTGTCCGTCATGTGTCccctccccgacgccgcccagtgTATCCCAAAATGAACTTTCACGTCTGTCCGTTATGATTGTTGTCGAGGTGTACCAGGTATCATAGGCAGTGTTAGGTATCATATGCAGTGTTGCGTATCATGCGTCGAGGCGTTGAGGACAGTATGATTGTGACCCATCGCATCGAGCACCACACTGCAGGTacacgctcgctcgcccgctgccgTGGCCATTCGCCGCTCTTCGCTCGCTTCCGACGCCGGTAGCGAGACGCTCGCGTAGAGTGAAACGCGAAACGCGCAgatgcgcgaggcggtgtggcgaggcgtggcgctcgtcgaTCTGATCTGGcctggcggccgcgcgcagtCGAGACCGCTGTGGGTGGCGAGCAGAAACAtagcagcggcgagcgaggccgtCGGGCCGGCGGAGGGCGTAGAGGGCTCGAGTGGTATaaaggacggcgaggtgctcgacgacatggacacCAACGACCTCCTCTCGCAGCTCACACCTgctccccacccacccaccaaccaaccaacctCACACCAACGCCAACCCCCACACAATGGGCATCATCAAGACGGGCATCCAGGCCGGCGTGGCCTACGCCGCGGTGAACAAGGTCGCCAACAGCCTCGAGGCGAACGCCAAGGCGAAGGCAGGCAACAAGgtgccgccgcacgcgccgtgTAACTGCCCGCACTGCCCGTTCTCCGCGCAGGCGGTGTACGGTGGGTgtgctggcgccgtcgacactGACACTGCAGGCAACGCCCACggctcgcgcgacgccgccgccgccgcggcgtacgcTTACGGCGCGAGTCCCtacgcccccgcccccggcgCCAACGCGAATGCGAGCTACTACGCCGCGCAGGCTGGCGCGCCGGTCCCGCGCGACAGCGACcacgtgctcgagcgcggcggtgcggcgggcgacgacaagaaggGCTACTACGAGtaggcgtcggcgaggagtaGGGCTTagctgaggaggaggaggggtcGAGAGAGATAGCAGTACACGCGCTATGATGCATGTCGTGAGGCGagagcagcacgccgcggccacggcctATCGGCCATCGCCCGACCATGCCacgccgcgggcgacgacaatcagcgcggcgtcggacgtgggccgacggcgggcgtcggcgcgtcggcaaaGCGAccggcacgtcggcgccgctgtcATCGTAGATGTGTGTGAGGGGGGCGGGTAGGAAGGCTCGTCGTGACGTGCTGTGCATGCGAGTGAGGTGTCTGCGCTATCGATGCCGGGTGTGGGGTGTGTACCGCCCACCGCGACACcgtgtcgccctcgtccgtTGACGCACgtcgcgtcctcgacgtggAGGGAGCTGTACGCCCCGGTGCGAGAGAGCAAGGCGCGAGTACAAGTGCTGCCAGTATGTACAAATGCTGCTGCCCAGTTGATTGCTCTAGTTGTTGCTCGAGCCCATCGTTGCTCTCAATCTCCACAAGCTCGCTTCAACTCGCCTCGTATCGAGCACCCCCCCACCTCACACAACCTCCCACCTAcatccccctcccaccccatCGCATTCCCATCGCCGCAAGCCCGAGCATAAGCGAGCGGGCGAACCAAACACGGCGTTGAGTCGGCCAggccccgacgacgacgtgacgtgctgcgctgcgctgcgctctGCTCGACTGACGTGTGACTGTTGACTCGTATCTCTTGTCTTGGCACTGCCTGCCGCGCGCAAAGCCGCATTGCTCTCAACATTATTCCCAACACTCTACCAAGCCAGCGAGCCCCCCTTCGTGCTTACTAACACAACATCGTCGCCCATCACAGCTCACGACGCATGCACGCTGATTTCCGATGCTCACTCGCTTGCTACCTCGCTCACGCACGACTGATTTCCGATCTACAACGCCTCGCTCACGCACCTCTTCAGGCCCTCGGAAATCATTTAAGGCACTCGGAAAACAATCACTGGGTGAggcgtcggcttcctccGACGCTGGGCCGCGGGTTCGACGCTCTTGATAGGTATTATCGGGCTCTATGCAGGTGTCTTGACCTATCAGAGGCACGTATACGCGCAAGTCAAGAccgtgccggcgcgcgcgaccgcgtCATGACCTATTCTGCAGCCCGTAATATCCTATATTTCTAGTGGCATTCGCAATATTCCAACGACTCGACAGCAGTATCCAACATTCGCAACTTTTTTCCACGTTGTTGCGATTTTCCACACTGCGGTGTGCCCGGGATTCGTGGGACGCACCGACTGTCGTGCCGGGTCGGTGGTCGGGATCGTGCCGGCTCTGCTTTATGCATTGCGAATGCGAGGATGAGGGAGATGGTATATAtgcgagggagggggaggaggggggagggggagcacaacaacaacaagcagTAGAGCGCAGTAGCAGTACTCTTCCACAACAACACCCagccacaccacccaccaacccccaccacccaccatgccaCCCTCCCTCATGTCCGACTCGGGCTCAAGCACAGCCACCACAACAccagccgcctcgacgcccgcgtCCGTGGCCGACTCGACAAGCTCCAAGCCGGGCCTGTCGGCATGGCGCGCACAGCGGAAATCCCAGCGCGCAGAGGGCATCTACGTACGTCGCTTCTGGCTCGGCCACTGCCAGCCGAGACATCGCTGACCCCCGGCTAGGCCGGAACAACGCCCATCACGACCTCGCGCGACGTCGAagccgccctcggcagcaTACATGCCCAGGACCCAGCGTACGCCGCGTCCGTGCTCTCCGCGTACGTGGACGCGAAGCGCGCAAAGGGCGCCACGAGGGCGGATATCTCGCAGAAGCTGCACCTGTTGGAGAGGCGGGTGAGTAGTACGCAGCAGCGGgcaacgacgccggcgacgtccCGAACTTGTTGTTCTTTTCTTATCAAcctcgctcacacacccagaTGCCCCAGTTTGCACCATCCTCCCTTGTTGTCCGCCGCCAGCAAGGCCTCCGCATCACGCCCGAACTCGAAGCGCTCGCGGGCGTGaccgagggggagggggagggcgagccgcgccgagatgggcgtgtgcgccggctcgtcggctcgCGCGAGGGGGACAGCGAGTGGATCGAGCTTGACGACAACAACTAGGCGGTCGGGCGCCGTGCATGTGTATGTGTGTATTGTTTGTATTCTGATATTCCGTCTATCGTGTGCATGTGTTTGTTTGTGCAGCAGCAAGACCCCGAGGTGGAGGACTGGGAGGATGTCGACGCTCCCGAAGTCGTCGGAGTGCTCCTCTCGGCCGGCCACCAGGCGCCCGGTGGCGGATTTTGTGCGGCATGCAACCACGGTGCCGTTgtggccgagggcaagacgAGGCGAGACcgacgggggcgggggtaGGGGGGGTTGTAGCCGCGCctcggctgccgctggctgcgctgcgctgtACATGTGCTGCATGTGCTGCTAGCAGCACGAGTAGCCGACCGAGCCAAAGTGGACGAGAACCAGGCCGATGCGGACGGACGGTCGAggctcggcagcgcggcTGCTTGGCCCCTCGGCCACTACGCACGCTGAGACATTTTGCTGCGTAAGCTGTCCCACTTGGAAAATATCAACAACGATGCCTCGGTCAGCAGCAACGTCGCTGCAATGCTTATAAGTACTGACGGGGTGCATGCATGGCCAGCTGAATGACACGCACGACCTCGCTCACTGCATTGACCACTACTGCAAGCATCACTGAGACCTcggcaccacccacccacacaccgTGGAGTCCACCCGCCCACACACCATGGAGTCCACccgcccacacacccacGCGATCCCGCACAGCTTCACgctctcgcgctcctcctcctcctcgtcctccacctcgtcctcgtccatggGCCCGTGCCACCGCTCGACAGCGTACGCGTCCAgcggcgacgtgcgcgccgcgctcgaccacgccgcgccgagcgagaaGGCGTTCGCGTACTCTGTCATCTTTAGctacgtcgccgagggcgccgcgcgcaggcggtcAAGGGAGCAGGTGCGCGGCAAGCTTGACGCGCTTGAGCAAGTCGTGAGTTTCCTTTGCTTGTTTGTTGGAGGCAGGCGCTGACGCTCCCCCCAGATGCCCCACTTTGCTGCAGCGTTCGACTCTGTCCGAGCCGAGtttggcctcgacgcgccgtccgccgacgcgcgcctcgcccgcacCGACGCATGCAAGGcccgcgacgcggccgaccgtgcccgccgctcgcgctcgtcgtcgcccgctgCTTCTCCTACAacaacgccggcggcgccctGGGGAAGCGAGTACGATGCCTCCCCTGCTGcgccccactcgccgcgcCTGTGGCAATAGCACCCAACGACACCGAGACACTCTAGAGCCTAGAACAGACTCGCCAACCGTTGTAGCATTGCATTATTACTGTACACCACTGTACACGTTGTATCTCCAAGATGAAGCATTATGACCATGTCCCGTGATTGTGACCATCGTGTCGGACTTACTGACGCGGCTGAGCACCTGCGCCgttgcgccgcggcggcgccgagaagaCAATGTGCGGGGGCACGGCATGCTCCCCCCCTCCGGCGCCAGGTGCGCCGTtcacgccgccccagcccggCACGCccggcccagcccagcccggGGGCGGATGGCCTGGCGGCGAGAGGTGCTGCTCGCGGCCGTACCGCTGGCCGTACGGCTGCGCATACTCGCGCTTGACGCCGTtgtgctgcgcgccgcggccgccgccgtcgtcccgGCGCGGGGGATACCCATACCCGTCCCTCTTGGCGCCCGTGAAGCcgtacgcgccgccggcgtacCCGCCAGGCCCGTACCGGCCGTAGACGTAGCCGCCGGCATAtgcgccgcggtcgcgcccgccgtcgccgcccgccgcgccgcgctcgaccgcaCCCCGCTCCACGCGGGAGAGGATGTCGAGCAGCCGCTCGGGCGTCCACGCCGTGCCGGGTAGAGGCTGCTgtacctcgtcgagcgtgtacAGCCTGTCGAAACCCTCCCCGCcggtcggccgcggcggagaATACGCCCGCTGCATCTTGTCCAGCACGGCCAGGCCCTGCTCCGCGTCCGGGATCGTCGGGTGACCTGTGCGCTGGGACAGCCTCCCGCGGAGAGTGGCCTGCGAGACGGTGAGCGTCAGCGCGAAGatgcgcgggcggggggtTGCGGCATGGCCTATGTTGACAAAGTGGGCTCGTTGTCTGCGGGGTGTGAGCGACATTACAAGCAGGGAGAAGATgcacggcagcagcagcagcgacggaTGGATCAAGCCCATCGACGCCCCACGCCACCCCACACCGGGCCCACTCACtcggcgtcaaagtcgacgcGGTCAACGACGACATTATGCCcgtccgcgagcgcgcgcgccaccagtccctcgacctcctggcGGCGCTTGCTCGGTGCGTCGTCCTGGCTCGCGCGGacccagcggcgcgcggtgggAGGCCACGCTGCCGACTCGGAtgcagcgacgagggcgttggcgagcgTTGACTTGCCTGAGCCcggcaggccgacgaggacgaggagcgtCTGCGGCTTGACTGTCAGCGCCGCGGGCGGGATGTAACCTACCTCTAGCCCCTTGGAGggctgggccgaggtcgaggcgtaGGCTTCTGGTGGGGTTGGGTGCTGGATGTGTTGCTGCATGGCGAGCAGAGATGGAGAGGTGGTTAGGGCTTGTTGTTGTGAACGACGAGGAGCAAGTTCTTTAATGTGCCCCGATCAGTCCATGATCACTTTCACTTTCATCCATTCGCTCATTCCATTCCATCCCAgacccgtcgccgcgcagcgtCCCTCGGCTCATTCTCCGGCTCCAGACCAGACTCGGTAGACTGacggccacgaccacgacagtgacgccgacgccgccgccatggaCGAGGGCACAGAGCTCGTCGAAGCGTACGGTGGGTGGTGActgcgccgctcggcgccggctttgccttcgccgcccgcccgcccagcacTAACCACTTGTTCCCAGACTACCTCTTCAAGTTTATCGTCATCGGTGCGTTGTTGCGTCGCGCGCAGTCATCGTTGTTGGCGAGAGCATGCTCTGACCCACACCCGCAGGCGAGGCCGGCACAGGCAAGTCGTGCCTCCTCTACCAGTGCATCCACGAGCAGTGTGAGTCGCCTCTCCGCGGGCTtgcgcggccgccgcagctcacgcccgcccagTCAAGGAGAACTCGCCACATACCATCGGGGTCGAGTTCTCGTCGAGAACAATACGGATAGGCGACCGGAGCGTCAAGCTGCAGGTGGGTAGACGCTGCGTGGGTGGGCGCAGCCggggacgccgccgccgccgccgccgccgcccccagccgCCCGGTGCTCCTCCGGCGTGACCGTCACACTACTAACTCCAACCCAACCAGTTATGGGACACGGCGGGCCAAGAACGCTTCCGGTCAGTCACGCGCTCTTACtaccgcggcgcggcgggcgcgatcCTCGTGTACGACgtgacctcgcgcgcgagctttAACAACCTGTCGCGCTGGTTGGCAGACTGCAAGGCGCTCGCGAGCCCGCACTTGGCTATAGTGCTCGTGGGGAATAAGTTGGACAGGGAGGATGATCGGGAAGTGgagacggccgagggggAGCGGTTCGCGCAGGATAATGGTGAGTGCAGCGTGAGCTGcgagccgcgcagcggcgagcggcggcggggcaggcgAGGAAGCGACAGAAGCACGCCGCAACCTGCCCCACGACCCCACCCGACGCTCCACACCATCACTAACACCCCAggcctcctcttcgtcgaGACCTCGTCCCTAACAGGCGAGAACGCCGCCAtgcccttcctcctcgctgcgcgTTCCATCCTCTCCGCGATCGACTCGGGCagcctcgaccccgacgcggcgggcacgggcgTGTCGTATGGCGAGcggcagctgcgcgccgtcgggtCCCAGAGCAAGCTGGGCTACGCGGCGCCGTTTGTGCGCAAGCGCCGGAGGCAGGATAGTATTTCTATCCGGGAGATGGTGGGGGCTAGTCGGGGGTGTGCGTGCTAGGGGCGccacgagcgcagcgagtggTGCGTCTCGGTGACTCCAACGCCGACACGCACACCGACGCACATCACAACACCTACCCACACCTCACAATCACCCCCACGCCAagccgcctcggcccagacgccgcccacgcgcccaaacacgccaccacccccaccaaaCCCCACGACCCACCCTACTTCTACTCGACCCGCCCCCTAAGGCTAATGACTATCGGTGTACTAATCTGCATGTATGTGGTACGATTGCTCGCACACACTCTAGCGATCTACCAGGAAACTAACAAGCGGAACGAAAGAGAAAACGAGAGGAAAGAGAGAAACGCGGGGTTGAACCCGCCATGGCGACCAGGCCTAGTGGTCAGGCGCTGTGGCCTAGCGCCTAGTTGATGCGCTGGCCCATGTAGCCCGCCTCGCGGTGCTCACGGCCGCTGTGGTCGCAGCACTGGGGTCAGCAAGCTCAGCGCGATGGCACTCACGTTGCAGGTGCAGGTGATGGTGCGCTGGACGGggccgtcctcgctctccgaggtgctcgagttgccgtcgttgttgctgttgttgtcgtcgccgccgctctcggacgacgactcgaAGACGGAGGGATACTCCTCGTCCTGGGACGCGTAGGTGACCTGCCCGCGGGAGGTGTTGGTGTTGGTGTAGCCGTTGGCGTAGTAGCCGTTCGAGTACGAGTTGGAGTAGCCGTTGGAGTAGTACCCGTTGGACATGGTGCTTGTGGTTGTGtttggggttggggttgggaAGGAGGGTGAGGTGAGAGGAGGTGAGGAGTTGGTGAGCAAGACGAGTGAGGATGAAGGGACTGAAGTACTCGCTGCGGCtgtcgtcgatggcgacggcgagggcggtgatGGTGTTGAGAGTCCAGCGGCCGGTGATGGCCATCAGCCGTTGGTTAGCCCAGTGATgcctgccactgccactgaTGGGGCACGGTGCTTGGCCCATGTACGACGTGTTTGGGTCAGTGTGAGCATCAGCCGTAGTGATGGCTCACGGGGGGTCAGCAgagcgagcgtgagcgcgtcgGTCGTCTCGGAGTGCAGCTTGTGCCACTTGTGctgcctcgacgcgcgctggccttgtcgagctggtcaGTGCCTCCGGCTATCGCTGCCGGCTCGGTGTGACcacgcgcggcgtcgagcagcgggtCACAGGCCACCACTCGCTCTGCTAAGTTACATGCATGGTGGTCTACAGCGtgtcgggggcggcgacgacaaggcggtCGCGATCAATGTCTAGGGTGTCggggtggtgatggtgggcATGACGTAGGACGTGGTCTCTCGAGACTACACGAGtcagcctcctccttctgTCTCCTGCCCGTCCCAACCAGCTCACCTCCTCAACTCGCGCTCACGGTCGCCGCACcaagcgcagca contains:
- the BHLH140 gene encoding Transcription factor translates to MQQHIQHPTPPEAYASTSAQPSKGLEPQTLLVLVGLPGSGKSTLANALVAASESAAWPPTARRWVRASQDDAPSKRRQEVEGLVARALADGHNVVVDRVDFDAEQRAHFVNIGHAATPRPRIFALTLTVSQATLRGRLSQRTGHPTIPDAEQGLAVLDKMQRAYSPPRPTGGEGFDRLYTLDEVQQPLPGTAWTPERLLDILSRVERGAVERGAAGGDGGRDRGAYAGGYVYGRYGPGGYAGGAYGFTGAKRDGYGYPPRRDDGGGRGAQHNGVKREYAQPYGQRYGREQHLSPPGHPPPGWAGPGVPGWGGVNGAPGAGGGEHAVPPHIVFSAPPRRNGAGAQPRQ
- the RAB4B_1 gene encoding Ras-related protein Rab-4B, producing MDEGTELVEAYDYLFKFIVIGEAGTGKSCLLYQCIHEQFKENSPHTIGVEFSSRTIRIGDRSVKLQLWDTAGQERFRSVTRSYYRGAAGAILVYDVTSRASFNNLSRWLADCKALASPHLAIVLVGNKLDREDDREVETAEGERFAQDNGLLFVETSSLTGENAAMPFLLAARSILSAIDSGSLDPDAAGTGVSYGERQLRAVGSQSKLGYAAPFVRKRRRQDSISIREMVGASRGCAC